Below is a genomic region from Nostoc sp. C052.
TCTTTTCTTATTAATTTTCCTGTAATGCCAATTGTTCTCTATGAAAGGTCAGATCATACACACGAAGTTATTGATGGCAAGCAGAGGTTAAAAGCAATTGTCGATTTTTACACTAATCAATTAGTTTTGAGCGGGCTAGAAGTTAAGACAGAACTAAATGGATGCACTTATGCTACTCTTCCATATCATGCAAAGACAGTGCTGAGTGGCCATTCTCTATCTTTGATATCGATTATCCCTTCAGAGGATGCCAGCCCCGAAGAAATAGCAAAAATCATAGAGATTATTGCAGAACGCCTTAATTAAAGGGCTGCGATGGCGTACCAGATCATCAATAGGAAAAAGGAAGCCTTGGGCTAGCGAAAATGTGTTGGCAGCTATCAGTTAGCTAAACGCAGAGATTGTAAATTCATAGTAAACTATGTACAATAGAAGAGTAAGCGATCGCACATTCTGACTATCCCGATTAAAACCATCATGAAACTGCAACGTATTGAGGCAGGTGAATATCTTACTGCTGATGGTAGGTTTTACGTCCGCAATACCTATTACTCAAACGGTATGCCCGGACGGAGTAACACCAGTTCGGGGTGGTTAATTGAAGATAGAAGCGGGGCAACTCCTTTTCAAAGAAACCACCATAAAAGTAACCTGCGGCGTGTGGATACGCTGACAGAAGCGAAAGAAATTATTGGTCTAG
It encodes:
- a CDS encoding DUF262 domain-containing protein produces the protein MMTDDEINAKYESAQDRLIQEIDRIKLPALVEKIRSNPNYMRIDNYSQSAVNWDDVKKSQLIESFLINFPVMPIVLYERSDHTHEVIDGKQRLKAIVDFYTNQLVLSGLEVKTELNGCTYATLPYHAKTVLSGHSLSLISIIPSEDASPEEIAKIIEIIAERLN